Proteins co-encoded in one Myxococcus xanthus genomic window:
- a CDS encoding DsrE family protein has protein sequence MNRFLPLLVIALVTAPLASLAAPPSQPAKKEVPARQGKLVFVATTGLEDLGTLSSSLRHVKNAKESGYLSDVVWLTYGRAVVALDPTVKAVPAEVREAAQAAKAAGVRLVACGTALQKFGIDPKKLQPQADVVDDGVAELSRLVAEGYQVIRY, from the coding sequence ATGAATCGCTTCCTGCCGTTGCTCGTCATCGCGCTCGTCACCGCGCCCCTGGCCTCGCTCGCCGCGCCGCCGTCCCAGCCCGCGAAGAAGGAGGTGCCCGCTCGCCAGGGCAAGCTCGTCTTCGTGGCCACCACGGGCCTGGAGGACCTCGGCACCCTCTCCAGCTCCCTCCGGCACGTGAAGAACGCCAAGGAGTCGGGCTACCTCTCGGACGTGGTGTGGCTCACCTACGGCCGCGCGGTGGTGGCGCTGGACCCGACGGTGAAGGCCGTGCCGGCGGAGGTCCGTGAGGCGGCCCAGGCGGCGAAGGCCGCTGGCGTGCGGCTGGTGGCGTGCGGCACCGCGCTGCAGAAGTTTGGCATCGACCCGAAGAAGCTCCAGCCCCAGGCTGACGTGGTGGACGATGGCGTGGCGGAGCTGTCGCGCCTGGTGGCCGAGGGCTACCAGGTCATCCGCTACTAG
- a CDS encoding YeiH family protein: MTAPLATSDSISAAPPPGGPWRRRLPGLGLAAGLAVVSYGLATLPGLKVVGPLTVALLIGISLRTALGLAPGLMEGTRYSARTVLRLGIVLMGARLDFGLVAKVGPRVLLLALAVIVGGILGIRWVTKRFGVPEKLGTLLAVGTSICGASAVVAASSVTRAEEEDTTLAVGLCGILGTVGVLFYVFVGPLLGLSTAQLAILSGATLHEVAQVMAAAFTWGTSAGDLGTLVKLTRVVLLAPALVVLGLVSGAGGQVRYSLKEPPIPWFVIGFLAVGVLGTVGVLPAAAKAWLSTASVFLMVMAMAAMGLGTHLSMVRRAGMRVVYAGLVGFAALALAAWGLIHVLSIQ; encoded by the coding sequence ATGACTGCACCTCTCGCCACTTCCGACTCGATTTCCGCCGCGCCTCCGCCTGGAGGCCCCTGGCGCCGGCGGCTGCCGGGGCTCGGGCTCGCCGCTGGTCTGGCGGTGGTCAGCTACGGGCTGGCCACACTCCCCGGCCTCAAGGTGGTGGGGCCCCTCACGGTGGCCCTGCTGATTGGCATCTCACTGCGGACGGCCCTGGGGCTGGCCCCCGGCCTGATGGAGGGCACGCGCTACTCGGCGCGCACGGTGCTGCGGTTGGGCATCGTGTTGATGGGCGCGCGGCTCGACTTCGGGCTGGTGGCGAAGGTGGGCCCTCGCGTGCTGCTGCTGGCCCTGGCCGTCATCGTCGGCGGCATTCTGGGCATCCGCTGGGTGACGAAGCGCTTCGGCGTGCCGGAGAAGCTGGGCACGCTGCTGGCGGTGGGGACTTCCATTTGTGGCGCCAGCGCGGTGGTGGCCGCCAGCTCCGTCACCCGCGCGGAGGAGGAGGACACCACGCTGGCGGTGGGGCTGTGCGGAATCCTGGGCACGGTGGGCGTCCTCTTCTACGTCTTCGTGGGGCCGCTGCTGGGGCTGAGCACCGCGCAACTCGCCATCCTGTCGGGCGCCACGTTGCATGAGGTGGCGCAGGTGATGGCCGCGGCCTTCACCTGGGGCACCTCCGCCGGGGACCTGGGCACGCTGGTCAAGCTCACCCGCGTGGTGCTGCTGGCCCCCGCGCTCGTGGTGCTGGGGCTGGTCTCCGGCGCGGGCGGGCAGGTGCGCTATTCGCTGAAGGAGCCACCCATTCCGTGGTTCGTCATCGGCTTCCTCGCGGTGGGCGTGCTGGGCACGGTGGGCGTGTTGCCCGCCGCCGCCAAGGCGTGGCTCTCCACCGCCAGCGTCTTCCTCATGGTGATGGCCATGGCGGCCATGGGGCTTGGCACCCACCTGAGCATGGTCCGCCGCGCGGGCATGCGGGTCGTCTACGCGGGCCTCGTTGGCTTCGCCGCCCTCGCGCTGGCCGCCTGGGGGCTCATCCATGTGCTGTCCATCCAGTAG
- a CDS encoding bifunctional metallophosphatase/5'-nucleotidase, producing MSRLLSALGALLVLASGCASSRPPVTASAPTSQRQQLTVIYVADLHAQLRAHPELFWNDGKERIEMAGGFARVAAAIQQIRAERGGDVLVLDAGDTIQGSGAAALTEGGVLIEPLNALGLDGAVPGNWEVVYGPAVLRQRARELKHPLFAANLRDAASGERLFPPYLVKEVGGVKVAVVGFTDPDVPRRQPPGYSKGLRYDGPEALPELVREVREREGAQVVLLMSHVGLAKAVGIAARVPGVDAHLSSDTHERTYVPIEQGGSWVVEPGAFGSFLGRMDLWLEDGKVVDRRWELIELTASRFPEDPEMARLVDAALAPYDEQLSSPVGHTDVTLARYAVVENPLDNVLADAIRAAGGTEIGLSNGFRFGTPLLPGPVREADLWNFFPITNKLKTGKVSGRQLRAFWEQELENVFAKDPEKRFGGWLPRPSGMTVRFRSEAPKGQRLLALEVAGEPVVDERLYTVTACEREGDSPDMLCRIPGVQDPQVLDMDAHEAVRRFLAGKPRLRESLEGRAVGLDLPAVLRTQQVQP from the coding sequence ATGTCCCGTCTCCTGTCCGCGCTCGGCGCGCTGCTCGTCCTGGCCTCAGGCTGTGCTTCATCCCGGCCTCCGGTCACCGCCAGCGCTCCCACGTCTCAGCGCCAGCAGCTCACCGTCATCTACGTGGCGGACCTGCACGCGCAACTGCGCGCCCACCCGGAGCTCTTCTGGAACGATGGGAAGGAGCGCATCGAGATGGCGGGCGGATTCGCCCGCGTCGCCGCCGCCATCCAACAGATTCGGGCCGAGCGCGGTGGTGACGTGCTGGTGCTCGACGCCGGCGACACGATTCAAGGTTCGGGCGCGGCTGCTCTCACCGAGGGCGGCGTCCTCATCGAACCGCTCAATGCGCTCGGGCTGGACGGCGCGGTGCCCGGCAACTGGGAGGTGGTGTACGGCCCCGCGGTGCTGCGCCAGCGCGCGCGTGAGCTGAAGCATCCGCTCTTCGCTGCCAACCTGCGTGACGCGGCCAGCGGTGAACGGCTCTTCCCGCCGTACCTGGTGAAGGAGGTGGGCGGGGTGAAGGTGGCCGTGGTGGGCTTCACGGACCCGGACGTCCCGCGCCGTCAGCCCCCGGGGTACAGCAAGGGGCTGCGCTACGACGGCCCGGAGGCGCTGCCGGAGCTGGTGCGCGAGGTGCGCGAGCGCGAGGGCGCCCAGGTGGTGCTCTTGATGTCGCACGTGGGGCTCGCCAAGGCCGTGGGGATCGCCGCCCGGGTGCCGGGCGTGGACGCCCACCTGTCCAGCGACACGCATGAGCGCACCTATGTCCCCATCGAGCAGGGCGGAAGCTGGGTGGTGGAGCCCGGCGCCTTCGGCTCCTTCCTCGGCCGGATGGACTTGTGGCTGGAGGACGGGAAGGTGGTGGACCGCCGCTGGGAGCTCATCGAGCTGACCGCGTCGCGCTTCCCCGAGGACCCGGAGATGGCGCGGCTCGTGGACGCCGCGCTCGCGCCTTATGACGAGCAGCTGTCCTCGCCGGTGGGGCACACCGACGTGACGCTCGCGCGCTACGCGGTGGTGGAGAACCCGCTGGACAACGTGCTGGCTGACGCCATCCGCGCCGCTGGCGGGACGGAGATTGGCCTCTCCAACGGCTTCCGCTTCGGCACGCCGCTGCTGCCCGGGCCCGTGCGTGAGGCGGACCTGTGGAACTTCTTTCCCATCACCAACAAGCTGAAGACGGGCAAGGTGAGTGGCCGTCAGCTTCGCGCCTTCTGGGAGCAGGAGCTGGAGAACGTTTTCGCGAAGGACCCGGAGAAGCGCTTCGGCGGGTGGCTGCCGCGCCCCTCGGGGATGACGGTGCGCTTCCGCTCGGAGGCCCCCAAGGGGCAGCGCCTCCTCGCCCTGGAGGTCGCTGGCGAGCCGGTGGTGGATGAGCGCCTCTACACCGTGACGGCCTGCGAGCGGGAGGGGGACTCGCCGGACATGCTCTGCCGCATCCCCGGGGTCCAGGATCCGCAGGTGCTCGACATGGACGCGCACGAGGCGGTGCGCCGCTTCCTCGCTGGCAAGCCGCGACTGCGCGAGTCGCTGGAGGGCCGCGCGGTGGGCCTGGACCTGCCGGCCGTGCTCCGCACCCAGCAGGTTCAACCGTGA
- a CDS encoding rhodanese-like domain-containing protein — protein MKVIFVVAAAVFMGLFFTACTRPRPGDAAVGSEARRRVEAGATLVDVRTPEEFASGHLPGAVNIPVDELARRFGELGSLQTPLVVYCRSGARSGRAERLLKEQGFQDVFNLGPMSTWP, from the coding sequence ATGAAGGTCATTTTCGTCGTCGCCGCCGCCGTGTTCATGGGTCTCTTCTTCACCGCCTGTACGCGCCCGCGTCCGGGTGACGCCGCGGTGGGGTCCGAGGCCCGCCGCAGGGTGGAGGCAGGCGCCACGCTGGTGGATGTCCGCACGCCCGAGGAGTTCGCCTCCGGTCACCTGCCCGGCGCGGTGAACATCCCGGTGGATGAACTGGCACGGCGGTTCGGAGAGCTTGGCTCGCTGCAGACGCCCCTGGTTGTCTACTGCCGCAGTGGCGCACGCAGCGGCCGTGCCGAGCGCCTGTTGAAGGAGCAGGGGTTCCAGGACGTCTTCAATCTCGGCCCCATGTCGACGTGGCCGTGA
- a CDS encoding anti-sigma factor family protein: MEACSPQWQERLSAWFDGEVQAHEQQAVAHHLSRCAGCAREAARYASLRQALRAEGSAEQQVPPELEERVTRLVTRPRPSFPRRRLAAGLAAVLASVGVLWTSWPSGMNEALAMDLERHHLKAFSRIAPCEFESSDPAEVKAWVEREVGYPVDVPVVPGATLLGARRCRLHGKLSASLLYRHEEGKAMTLFLPLPGSAAAQEAARFAGDGPRCTQGPVGERICVLPGGGERAALAVSEMEPAVLLAALARLSP; encoded by the coding sequence ATGGAAGCCTGTAGCCCCCAGTGGCAGGAGCGTCTCTCCGCGTGGTTCGACGGTGAGGTCCAGGCGCATGAACAGCAGGCGGTGGCGCACCACCTGTCCCGATGCGCAGGCTGTGCCCGGGAGGCTGCCCGCTATGCGTCGCTGCGGCAGGCGCTGAGAGCGGAGGGCTCCGCGGAGCAGCAAGTGCCGCCCGAACTGGAGGAGCGTGTCACGCGGCTGGTGACGCGCCCCCGGCCGTCCTTTCCCAGGCGGAGGCTGGCGGCGGGCCTGGCCGCGGTGCTCGCGTCGGTGGGGGTCCTCTGGACGTCATGGCCCAGTGGCATGAACGAGGCGCTGGCGATGGACCTCGAGCGGCATCACCTCAAGGCCTTCTCCCGGATCGCCCCCTGTGAGTTCGAGTCCTCGGACCCGGCCGAGGTGAAGGCGTGGGTGGAGCGGGAGGTGGGCTATCCGGTGGATGTGCCGGTGGTGCCAGGCGCGACGCTGCTGGGTGCCCGTCGCTGCCGGTTGCATGGAAAGCTCTCCGCCTCGTTGCTGTACCGGCACGAGGAGGGCAAGGCGATGACGCTCTTCCTTCCCCTGCCGGGCTCGGCGGCGGCGCAGGAGGCGGCCCGCTTCGCTGGTGACGGGCCTCGGTGCACGCAAGGGCCCGTGGGCGAGCGTATCTGCGTGCTGCCTGGTGGGGGCGAGCGGGCCGCGCTGGCCGTCTCCGAAATGGAGCCCGCGGTGCTCCTGGCCGCGCTGGCCCGCCTCTCTCCCTGA
- a CDS encoding RNA polymerase sigma factor, whose product MPVSARAFIERALEHLPVLRRVGRRLTGSAAEADDLVQETLTRALEQRGALRETERLKAWLLAVQRTVFLNSRRGLRPHLEVLEGGLGRALPPEPSADLEAELHARTLSAGMQAALDSLAPEWRDTLWLREVEELSYEEIAQVQGCPVGTVRSRLARARLAMLDFLEKEKVHGSL is encoded by the coding sequence ATGCCCGTGAGCGCCCGCGCCTTCATCGAACGTGCCCTGGAGCACCTGCCCGTCTTGAGGCGGGTGGGGCGTCGGCTGACGGGCAGCGCCGCGGAAGCAGATGACCTGGTGCAGGAGACGCTGACGCGCGCCCTGGAGCAGCGCGGTGCGCTGAGAGAGACCGAGCGCCTCAAGGCCTGGCTGCTCGCCGTACAGCGCACCGTGTTCCTCAACTCCCGCCGGGGTCTGCGGCCTCACCTGGAGGTGCTGGAGGGCGGGCTGGGCCGGGCGCTTCCTCCGGAGCCATCCGCGGACCTGGAGGCGGAGCTGCACGCCCGCACCTTGAGTGCGGGGATGCAGGCGGCGCTCGACTCCCTGGCGCCGGAGTGGCGCGACACGTTGTGGCTGCGGGAAGTCGAGGAGCTGAGCTACGAGGAGATTGCTCAGGTGCAGGGCTGCCCGGTGGGCACCGTGCGCTCGCGGCTGGCGAGGGCGCGGCTGGCGATGCTCGACTTCCTCGAGAAGGAGAAGGTCCATGGAAGCCTGTAG
- a CDS encoding DUF6691 family protein, with the protein MRSSLSAFLSGLIFAIGLGLAGMTDPANVLGFLDIAGDWDYRLAFVMGGAIAVHAALRPLIHRRAQPLFATRFPAFAASKPDAKLLVGSALFGVGWGLAGYCPGPALTSLATGAFPLLVFVPAMFAGFYLAQVLQARSGVGAPRPGAPHVGATPAQ; encoded by the coding sequence ATGCGTTCCTCCCTCAGTGCGTTCCTCAGCGGCCTCATCTTCGCCATTGGCTTGGGCCTCGCAGGCATGACGGACCCGGCCAACGTCCTCGGCTTCCTCGACATCGCAGGCGACTGGGACTACCGGCTCGCATTCGTGATGGGCGGCGCCATCGCCGTTCACGCGGCGCTGCGGCCCCTCATCCACCGGCGCGCGCAGCCCCTGTTCGCCACCAGGTTCCCTGCGTTCGCCGCCAGCAAGCCGGACGCGAAGCTCCTCGTGGGCTCGGCCCTCTTCGGCGTGGGCTGGGGGCTGGCCGGCTACTGCCCCGGTCCCGCGCTCACCTCGCTGGCGACCGGGGCCTTCCCGTTGCTCGTCTTCGTGCCCGCCATGTTCGCGGGCTTCTACCTCGCGCAGGTGCTGCAGGCGCGGAGCGGCGTAGGCGCACCGCGTCCAGGGGCTCCGCACGTGGGCGCCACGCCCGCTCAGTAA
- a CDS encoding YeeE/YedE family protein: protein MTSSILLPLLGGALIGLSASLLLLANGRVAGISGVVGSLLAPVRGDVAWRVLFFAGLLAGGLLLAWLRPGSFPAPSTPGAGGLWLLVGAGLLVGFGSRLGNGCTSGHGVCGISRGSVRSISATLTFMATGVLTVFLVRHVL, encoded by the coding sequence ATGACTTCCTCCATCCTCCTTCCTCTCCTGGGCGGGGCCCTCATCGGGCTGAGCGCCTCCCTGTTGCTCCTGGCCAACGGCCGGGTCGCCGGCATCAGCGGCGTGGTGGGCTCGCTGCTGGCCCCCGTGCGCGGTGACGTCGCCTGGCGCGTGCTCTTCTTCGCCGGGCTGCTCGCCGGAGGGCTGCTGCTCGCCTGGTTGCGCCCCGGTTCCTTCCCGGCGCCCTCGACTCCTGGCGCGGGCGGCCTCTGGCTGCTGGTGGGGGCCGGACTGCTGGTGGGGTTCGGCTCGCGGCTGGGCAACGGCTGCACCAGCGGACACGGCGTCTGCGGCATCAGCCGGGGCTCGGTCCGCTCCATCTCCGCCACGCTCACCTTCATGGCCACCGGTGTCCTCACCGTCTTCCTGGTCCGCCACGTCCTCTAG
- a CDS encoding MBL fold metallo-hydrolase has protein sequence MIFRQLFDSESSTYTYLIGDEATRQAVLIDPVLEQVDRDLQMVAELDLTLTHVFDTHVHADHITASGALRERTQATVVGSVNGASCANVQVRHGDEVRVGQLVFQVLATPGHTDDSISYLLGDRVFTGDALLVRGNGRTDFQNGNASQLYDSLTRVLFTLPDETLVYPGHDYKGRTVTSIAEEKRHNPRVAGKSREEFIHIMENLNLPRPKLIDAAVPANRACGHTAPSPQGA, from the coding sequence ATGATTTTCCGGCAGCTTTTCGATTCCGAGTCCTCGACGTACACGTACCTCATCGGCGACGAGGCCACGCGCCAGGCCGTCCTCATCGACCCCGTGCTGGAGCAGGTCGACCGCGACCTGCAAATGGTGGCCGAGCTGGACCTCACCCTCACCCACGTCTTCGACACCCACGTCCACGCCGACCACATCACCGCATCGGGCGCGCTGCGGGAGCGCACGCAGGCCACGGTGGTGGGGAGCGTGAACGGCGCCAGTTGCGCCAACGTCCAGGTCCGCCACGGGGACGAGGTGCGCGTCGGGCAGCTCGTCTTCCAGGTGCTCGCCACCCCGGGGCACACGGACGACAGCATCAGCTACCTGCTCGGCGACCGCGTCTTCACCGGGGATGCGCTGCTCGTGCGCGGCAACGGCCGCACCGACTTCCAGAACGGGAACGCGAGCCAGCTCTACGACAGCCTCACGCGCGTCCTCTTCACCCTCCCCGATGAGACGCTCGTCTACCCCGGCCACGACTACAAGGGCCGCACGGTGACGAGCATCGCCGAGGAGAAGCGGCACAACCCTCGCGTGGCCGGCAAGAGCCGGGAGGAGTTCATCCACATCATGGAGAACCTCAACCTGCCCAGGCCCAAGCTGATTGACGCCGCCGTCCCGGCCAACCGCGCCTGTGGGCACACGGCGCCCTCACCCCAGGGGGCCTGA
- a CDS encoding rhodanese-like domain-containing protein, translating into MTLRPYQDITPSQLDTLGPEVRRIDVREPDEYTGPLGHLPGAELIPLATLEAAASAWPREAPLLLICRSGGRSAQAARLLAHGGFKHLFNLAGGMLAVREPLAPRPQG; encoded by the coding sequence ATGACACTCCGCCCCTATCAGGACATCACGCCCTCGCAGCTCGACACGCTCGGCCCCGAGGTGCGGCGCATCGATGTGCGCGAGCCGGACGAGTACACCGGCCCCCTGGGCCACCTGCCCGGAGCCGAGCTCATCCCCCTGGCCACACTTGAGGCCGCCGCCAGCGCGTGGCCGCGCGAGGCGCCGCTGCTGCTCATCTGCCGCTCGGGCGGGCGCTCCGCGCAGGCGGCGCGGTTGCTCGCCCACGGCGGCTTCAAACACCTCTTCAACCTGGCGGGCGGGATGCTCGCCGTGCGCGAGCCGCTCGCGCCGCGGCCCCAAGGTTGA
- a CDS encoding sulfite exporter TauE/SafE family protein → MPLLGFSLAALMGLSLGLLGGGGSIITVPILVYVMGFGAKESIAMGLAVVGITSLFGAASHWRRGNVQWKAALVFGAVAMAGTYAGARLSALISGTTQLLLFATVMLVSAVFMFRNGRKDSVQAPEPKKASFPLMALAALGVGGLTGLVGVGGGFLIVPALVLLVGLPMKQAVGTSLLVIALNSLVGFAGYLGHVEVPWVSLGIFTAIAVVGILLGTWASHFVSQATLKAAFSGFLVVMGVFIFFKNREALGLGGGAATTQNAH, encoded by the coding sequence ATGCCCCTTCTCGGCTTCTCCCTCGCGGCGCTCATGGGCCTGTCGCTCGGCCTGCTCGGCGGCGGTGGCTCCATCATCACCGTCCCCATCCTCGTGTACGTCATGGGCTTCGGGGCCAAGGAGTCCATCGCCATGGGACTGGCCGTGGTGGGCATCACCAGCCTCTTCGGCGCGGCGAGCCACTGGCGCAGGGGCAACGTCCAGTGGAAGGCGGCCCTCGTCTTCGGGGCGGTGGCCATGGCGGGCACCTACGCCGGGGCGCGCCTGTCCGCGCTCATCTCCGGGACGACGCAACTGCTGCTCTTCGCCACGGTGATGCTCGTCTCCGCCGTCTTCATGTTCCGCAATGGCCGGAAGGACTCCGTGCAGGCGCCCGAGCCCAAGAAGGCGTCCTTCCCCCTCATGGCCCTGGCCGCCCTCGGGGTGGGGGGCCTCACCGGTCTGGTCGGCGTGGGCGGCGGCTTCCTCATCGTCCCGGCGCTGGTGCTGCTGGTGGGCCTGCCCATGAAGCAGGCGGTGGGCACCAGCCTGCTCGTCATCGCCCTCAACTCCCTCGTGGGCTTCGCCGGCTACCTCGGCCACGTCGAGGTGCCCTGGGTCTCCCTTGGCATCTTCACGGCCATCGCCGTGGTGGGCATCCTGCTGGGCACCTGGGCGTCCCACTTCGTCTCCCAGGCGACGCTCAAGGCAGCCTTCTCCGGCTTCCTCGTCGTGATGGGCGTCTTCATCTTCTTCAAGAACCGGGAAGCGTTGGGGCTGGGGGGCGGCGCCGCCACGACGCAGAATGCCCACTGA
- a CDS encoding class I SAM-dependent methyltransferase yields MAEQPPDAAAQWDARFSHPAYVYGTQPNDFLVEMASRLPPGGRVLSLGEGEGRNAVYLASLGHAVTAVDASSVGLQKAKQLADERGVNIETRVSDLAHFTFAPEAWDAAIVIFCHLPPALRRRVHGALVKSLRPGGLVLLEAYTPAQLGFRTGGPPVEELLYTAEALREDFAGLELPVLRELTREVREGTLHTGRAAVVQLVGRKAT; encoded by the coding sequence ATGGCCGAGCAGCCCCCCGACGCAGCCGCTCAATGGGACGCACGCTTCAGTCACCCGGCGTATGTCTATGGCACCCAGCCCAACGACTTCCTCGTGGAGATGGCCTCGCGCCTCCCTCCCGGCGGGCGCGTGCTGAGCCTCGGTGAGGGTGAGGGCCGCAACGCCGTCTACCTCGCCTCCCTGGGCCACGCCGTCACCGCCGTGGACGCGTCGAGCGTGGGACTCCAGAAGGCCAAGCAGTTGGCAGACGAGCGCGGCGTCAACATCGAGACGCGCGTCAGCGACCTGGCGCACTTCACCTTCGCGCCGGAGGCGTGGGACGCGGCCATCGTCATCTTCTGTCACCTGCCCCCCGCACTGCGGCGGCGGGTGCATGGCGCGCTGGTGAAGAGCCTCCGCCCCGGTGGCCTGGTCCTCCTCGAAGCGTACACGCCCGCTCAGCTGGGCTTCCGCACGGGCGGCCCGCCTGTAGAGGAGCTCCTCTACACGGCGGAAGCCCTGCGCGAGGACTTCGCGGGGCTGGAGTTGCCCGTGCTCCGTGAGCTGACGCGCGAGGTCCGCGAGGGGACCCTGCACACCGGAAGGGCCGCCGTGGTGCAGCTCGTCGGTCGCAAGGCGACGTGA
- a CDS encoding imm11 family protein encodes MERNFYWVGLADVPRWLVETPTRTSGEEFDEPWMFTDGCVLTDPGSINSQISHPGTKREFVFGGVERTPIVSEALANVFRTLAPDDVQLFPVSIEGEPERYFVVNAIRVVDAIDEARCREVHHYDEDEPSPDYPGEYNWIYGLRIDPSKTEGAHVFRLKKFKIAFIVSEDIKNELERVGNLGVSFERVTEAPDLH; translated from the coding sequence GTGGAACGGAACTTCTATTGGGTAGGCTTGGCGGACGTGCCTCGATGGCTTGTTGAGACACCCACGCGGACATCCGGCGAAGAGTTCGACGAGCCTTGGATGTTCACAGATGGGTGCGTCCTTACAGACCCTGGCTCCATCAATTCTCAGATTTCACATCCGGGTACGAAGCGCGAGTTTGTGTTTGGAGGGGTTGAGCGCACGCCTATCGTCAGCGAAGCACTCGCGAACGTCTTCAGAACACTGGCTCCCGATGACGTCCAACTGTTTCCGGTGTCGATAGAGGGAGAGCCCGAACGGTACTTCGTCGTCAATGCAATCAGGGTGGTTGACGCCATAGACGAGGCACGGTGCCGGGAGGTGCATCACTATGACGAGGACGAACCGTCCCCTGATTACCCAGGCGAGTACAACTGGATCTACGGACTGCGAATCGATCCCTCGAAGACTGAGGGCGCGCACGTCTTTCGGCTGAAAAAGTTCAAGATCGCCTTCATTGTCTCGGAGGACATCAAGAACGAACTCGAACGGGTCGGGAATCTGGGCGTGTCGTTCGAGCGCGTGACCGAGGCTCCCGACCTTCATTGA
- a CDS encoding AHH domain-containing protein, which produces MRWVAVVSLLLLSAGCATTRIVNIDAGNGQRVVHESVDVDPVEVSEGEFKSVLTRLILDMRMDVAFRAAEAADERGWVRSRALIASSKGLADSGSGSSPESLYARICPDADDCLTLVGGTGLTFSRKDRTLMALSFALDTVWESVEAEVGKVLNPAALKALVTSAALTLLLTLALPEPVTKVIAVALTAAMVAYLGVVPVWEIGRGFVRLWDDAGTAMSVIELQDIGHRFGRVLGTNGTRVLVLVVMAALGGTNAMAAQGPKLPGFPQAAIRAQAEAGFQLGAAMNGGVTSIALPAAGVLNVALSPGAAAALAMYSDGRFPGDTEGPVHHICTSRNTISAATGGPWTPECERIFKKAGMTLEDAANKVRLNGHEGPHPEFYHNQVMTRLERSVVRCRTTESCRASLLKELAKIADELLTPGSELRSFIVK; this is translated from the coding sequence CATCGTCAATATCGATGCTGGAAATGGTCAGCGAGTCGTCCACGAGTCGGTAGATGTTGACCCAGTCGAAGTGAGCGAGGGCGAATTCAAGTCTGTCCTCACGCGGCTCATCCTCGACATGCGCATGGACGTTGCGTTCCGAGCGGCTGAAGCGGCGGATGAGCGAGGATGGGTGCGCTCCAGGGCCCTGATCGCGTCCTCGAAGGGCCTCGCGGATTCGGGGTCGGGGAGTTCACCTGAATCTTTGTACGCGCGCATCTGCCCCGACGCGGACGACTGCTTGACCCTGGTGGGTGGGACGGGGCTGACGTTCTCGCGAAAGGACCGGACGCTCATGGCGCTGTCCTTCGCGCTCGATACCGTATGGGAGAGCGTCGAGGCCGAGGTCGGCAAGGTGCTGAACCCAGCGGCGCTCAAGGCCCTGGTGACGTCGGCCGCGCTGACGCTGCTCCTCACGCTGGCGTTGCCCGAGCCCGTCACCAAGGTCATCGCGGTGGCGCTGACGGCGGCGATGGTGGCCTACCTGGGCGTGGTGCCCGTCTGGGAGATTGGGCGCGGATTCGTCCGGTTGTGGGATGATGCGGGGACGGCGATGAGCGTCATCGAGCTACAAGACATCGGGCATAGGTTCGGGCGGGTGCTCGGCACGAACGGCACGCGCGTCCTGGTGCTCGTCGTCATGGCGGCGCTTGGAGGAACGAACGCGATGGCGGCCCAGGGGCCGAAGCTCCCGGGCTTCCCTCAGGCCGCGATTCGAGCGCAGGCCGAGGCGGGATTTCAGCTCGGTGCGGCCATGAATGGCGGCGTCACGTCCATCGCACTTCCCGCTGCCGGTGTGTTGAACGTCGCCCTATCACCCGGAGCCGCTGCGGCCCTGGCGATGTACTCGGACGGGCGCTTCCCGGGCGACACTGAAGGGCCCGTTCACCACATCTGCACGAGCAGGAACACGATTTCCGCAGCGACTGGCGGTCCTTGGACGCCAGAGTGCGAGAGGATTTTCAAGAAGGCAGGGATGACTCTTGAGGACGCTGCAAACAAGGTGCGGCTCAATGGGCACGAGGGGCCTCATCCCGAATTTTATCACAATCAGGTGATGACTCGCCTTGAACGTTCTGTTGTGCGTTGCAGAACGACGGAGAGCTGCCGGGCCAGTTTGCTGAAGGAGCTCGCGAAGATTGCAGACGAGTTGCTTACTCCGGGCTCAGAATTGCGCAGCTTCATCGTAAAGTAG